One segment of Phaeacidiphilus oryzae TH49 DNA contains the following:
- a CDS encoding MBL fold metallo-hydrolase gives MLGQVTDPIAMVVKQAGDVRIHTFVSSFAAGNIANATHIVETRNQLVLIDSQFLVPYARAFREYADGLGKPIERLYLSHRHPDHWFGLGAAFTDVPVHTLPETMNFIQEHGEESRADHWKLGDLVPDQIVVPKHGVRPGEETIDGVRYVFDRVTDTEIDYHLTVGLPELGVYFAQDLLYSGTHPYLTKHLEHWVRVLQQMLVSEYELFMPGHGLPADKNEVARVIEYLSAARQAIGDGLTGDAFRAFLLQRYPERRCPGIFDIYLPRLFGGASDY, from the coding sequence ATGCTCGGTCAGGTCACAGACCCCATCGCCATGGTGGTCAAGCAGGCCGGCGACGTCCGCATCCACACCTTCGTCTCCTCCTTCGCCGCCGGCAACATCGCCAACGCCACCCACATCGTCGAGACCCGCAACCAACTCGTCCTGATCGACAGCCAGTTCCTGGTGCCCTACGCGCGGGCCTTCCGGGAGTACGCGGACGGCCTCGGCAAGCCGATCGAGCGGCTGTACCTCTCCCACCGGCACCCGGACCACTGGTTCGGCCTGGGGGCGGCGTTCACCGACGTGCCGGTGCACACCCTGCCGGAGACCATGAACTTCATCCAGGAGCACGGCGAGGAGTCCCGCGCCGACCACTGGAAGCTGGGCGACCTCGTCCCGGACCAGATCGTCGTGCCCAAGCACGGCGTCCGGCCCGGCGAGGAGACCATCGACGGGGTCAGATACGTCTTCGACCGGGTGACGGACACCGAGATCGACTACCACCTCACCGTCGGACTCCCCGAACTGGGCGTGTACTTCGCCCAGGACCTGCTCTACAGCGGCACCCACCCCTATCTGACGAAGCACCTGGAGCACTGGGTGCGGGTCCTGCAGCAGATGCTGGTCTCGGAGTACGAGCTGTTCATGCCGGGCCACGGCCTGCCGGCCGACAAGAACGAGGTCGCCCGCGTCATCGAGTACCTCTCGGCCGCCCGGCAGGCCATCGGCGACGGGCTGACGGGCGACGCCTTCCGGGCGTTCCTGCTCCAGCGGTATCCCGAACGCAGATGCCCGGGGATATTCGACATCTACCTGCCCCGGTTGTTCGGCGGAGCCAGCGACTACTGA
- the iolE gene encoding myo-inosose-2 dehydratase → MTDPAARLGPDRVRLGVCCTLWWNDDFPAIDAGIPFGQAVSEMALAGFQGCSIGHKYPSDAAELKAALDLRGLRVSEPWTSTYFTVAKMRQKTVAAFEETLAHIKALGGTELVVAEFGASSHLLPVDVFANRPVFTNAQWENLTSGLEELGKIANSAGMKLSYHHHMGTGVMTRADVDRLMDSTDPDLVHLLLDTAHIAFAGDDPLELARAHADRIGHVHLKDVRPEVVSRVREEGLSFQEAVELGVFTVPGDGGIDFRPILEVLADAGYQGWLMVEAEQDPNKAVPLAYAKKARAYLADVLGW, encoded by the coding sequence ATGACGGATCCGGCCGCCCGCCTCGGCCCGGACCGGGTGAGACTCGGCGTCTGCTGCACTCTGTGGTGGAACGACGACTTCCCCGCCATCGACGCGGGCATCCCGTTCGGCCAGGCCGTGAGCGAGATGGCGCTGGCCGGCTTCCAGGGCTGCAGCATCGGGCACAAGTACCCCTCGGACGCCGCCGAGCTGAAGGCCGCTCTGGACCTTCGCGGGCTGCGCGTCTCGGAGCCCTGGACGAGCACCTACTTCACCGTCGCCAAGATGCGGCAGAAGACGGTCGCCGCCTTCGAGGAGACCCTCGCCCACATCAAGGCGCTGGGCGGCACCGAGTTGGTGGTGGCCGAGTTCGGGGCCTCCTCGCATCTCCTCCCGGTGGACGTGTTCGCCAACCGGCCGGTCTTCACCAACGCCCAGTGGGAGAACCTCACCTCGGGTCTGGAGGAGCTCGGCAAGATCGCCAACTCGGCCGGGATGAAGCTCAGCTACCACCACCACATGGGGACCGGGGTGATGACCCGGGCCGACGTCGACCGGCTGATGGACTCGACCGATCCGGACCTGGTCCACCTGCTGCTGGACACCGCCCACATCGCCTTCGCCGGCGACGACCCGCTGGAGCTGGCCCGGGCGCACGCCGACCGGATCGGCCACGTCCACCTCAAGGACGTCCGGCCCGAGGTCGTCAGCCGGGTGCGGGAGGAGGGCCTCTCCTTCCAGGAGGCCGTCGAGCTCGGCGTCTTCACCGTGCCGGGGGACGGCGGGATCGACTTCCGGCCGATCCTGGAGGTGCTGGCCGACGCCGGCTACCAGGGCTGGCTGATGGTCGAGGCCGAGCAGGACCCGAACAAGGCCGTACCGCTCGCGTACGCCAAGAAGGCCCGCGCCTACCTCGCCGACGTCCTGGGCTGGTAG
- a CDS encoding sugar phosphate isomerase/epimerase family protein, which translates to MNPPSGRDVFFSFFMFTADLRPEDARYGQTLIGHLKALTEMGYRGFDVHIATQPPGVDHKREIDAYIGLRKAFDRAGLSGVKFTTNVGTTRTFDPTSPYEEQRRQALSYLESRVEITRVLGGDSIMSGPFLYPYGVFPLTDDGEPLWSDALQDWMEPRYRAARAVFEELSEYAEAREVKLAIEPVKSWETPPPNMVAEVLDFLDTLDHPQGGVTVDTAQLVMESRGPSAFSADLARAVRQNRLHYVHISAPDRGAVRDSWIPWQVVRDEIDPVYRGPYLVEVFNAIPPFVSSMRMARRRFWRPGEDDPVPGVDSAYQVAAAALEELRERTASPA; encoded by the coding sequence ATGAACCCCCCGTCCGGACGAGACGTGTTCTTCAGCTTCTTCATGTTCACGGCCGACCTGCGGCCGGAGGACGCCCGCTACGGCCAGACCCTGATCGGCCATCTGAAGGCCCTCACCGAGATGGGCTACCGCGGCTTCGACGTCCACATCGCCACCCAGCCGCCGGGCGTCGACCACAAGCGGGAGATCGACGCCTACATCGGCCTGCGGAAGGCGTTCGACCGGGCGGGGCTCTCCGGGGTGAAGTTCACCACCAACGTGGGGACCACCCGCACCTTCGACCCGACCTCGCCGTACGAGGAGCAGCGCCGGCAGGCCCTGTCCTATCTGGAGTCCCGGGTCGAGATCACCCGGGTGCTGGGCGGGGACTCCATCATGTCCGGGCCGTTCCTCTACCCCTACGGCGTCTTCCCGCTCACCGACGACGGCGAGCCGCTGTGGAGCGACGCCCTCCAGGACTGGATGGAGCCCCGCTACCGGGCGGCCCGCGCGGTCTTCGAGGAGCTGTCGGAGTACGCCGAGGCCCGCGAGGTGAAGCTCGCCATCGAGCCGGTGAAGAGCTGGGAGACGCCCCCGCCCAACATGGTCGCGGAGGTACTGGACTTCCTCGACACCCTCGACCACCCGCAGGGCGGGGTGACCGTCGACACCGCCCAGCTGGTGATGGAGAGCCGCGGCCCGTCGGCCTTCTCCGCGGATCTGGCGCGGGCGGTCCGGCAGAACCGCCTCCACTACGTCCACATCTCCGCCCCCGACCGGGGGGCGGTGCGGGACAGCTGGATCCCGTGGCAGGTGGTCCGCGACGAGATCGATCCGGTCTACCGGGGGCCGTACCTGGTCGAGGTGTTCAACGCGATCCCGCCGTTCGTCTCCTCGATGCGGATGGCCCGCCGGCGGTTCTGGCGGCCCGGCGAGGACGACCCGGTGCCCGGCGTGGACAGCGCCTACCAGGTGGCCGCGGCCGCGCTGGAGGAACTGCGGGAGCGGACCGCCTCCCCCGCCTGA